In Citrus sinensis cultivar Valencia sweet orange chromosome 2, DVS_A1.0, whole genome shotgun sequence, a single genomic region encodes these proteins:
- the LOC112497142 gene encoding cytochrome b561 and DOMON domain-containing protein At4g17280-like: MTSCCLIILTLIFPLFYIIAQASTFGQQLSLMELVASKNNETEHQEHANTCFHRTAENEVTTNLRSGKGQSFSHGRHHARTAHGILNIIGWGILLPIGVIIARYLRRFPIEYDEWHPLHMLCQISGYILGTVGWGIGLWLGNSSKHYTLKTHRILGILVFAFATIQILTSFLQPRRENECSKWWEIFHQSMGYTVVALSIANIFQGIIHQSHAEKWKWLYVAILALLAFLAAALEIFRWIVKSKLQLPIAFHNNNIYNFT; the protein is encoded by the exons ATGACTTCTTGCTGCCTCATAATTCTCACTTTGATCTTTCctctattttatattattgccCAAGCCTCTACATTTGGCCAGCAGCTCTCTCTCATGGAACTGGTAGCAAGTAAAAACAATGAAACAGAGCACCAAGAGCATGCTAATACTTGTTTTCACCGCACTGCAGAGAATGAAGTGACAACAAATCTAAGATCAGGCAAGGGCCAAAGCTTCTCGCACGGTCGGCATCACGCAAGGACT GCTCATGGGATCCTGAACATTATTGGCTGGGGAATTCTCTTGCCAATCGGAGTGATCATCGCAAGATACCTGAGAAGATTTCCAATTGAATATGATGAATGGCACCCACTTCACATGCTGTGCCAAATTTCAGGATACATTCTTGGAACCGTTGGTTGGGGCATTGGCTTATGGCTTGGCAACTCTTCCAAACATTACACTCTTAAAACGCATCGCATTCTTGGCATCCTTGTATTCGCCTTTGCAACCATACAA ATTTTGACCAGCTTTCTGCAACCAAGAAGGGAAAATGAATGTAGCAAGTGGTGggaaatttttcatcaatCTATGGGATATACAGTAGTTGCTTTAAGTAtagcaaatatttttcaaggGATTATTCATCAGAGTCATGCTGAAAAATGGAAATGGCTTTATGTGGCAATACTTGCTCTTCTAGCTTTTCTTGCAGCAGCATTGGAGATTTTTAGATGGATCGTGAAGTCTAAACTTCAGCTGCCAATTGCATTTCAcaacaacaatatttacaaCTTCACTTGA
- the LOC102620599 gene encoding uncharacterized protein LOC102620599, giving the protein MKNQEHEEERKRRENHINEQVEAETMAASAATDGVAATALRSVIQRVHQAAERSSRPPDRIRIVAVSKTKPVSVIRQVYEAGHRCFGENYVQEIVEKAAQLPDDLEWHFIGNLQSNKVKPLLAGVPNLAMVESVDNEKIAGRLNRMVETMGRKPLKVLVQVNTSGEESKSGVEPSGCLELVKHVSQNCPNLEFCGLMTIGMPDYTSTPENFKTLAKCRSEVCKALGIPEEQCDLSMGMSGDFELAIEMGSTNVRIGSTIFGAREYPKKN; this is encoded by the exons ATGAAGAATCAGGAACATGAAGAAGAGCGCAAGAGGAGAGAGAATCATATCAACGAACAAGTAGAAGCAGAAACCATGGCTGCGTCTGCCGCCACAGATGGCGTTGCAGCGACGGCGCTTCGGTCCGTGATCCAACGGGTCCACCAAGCCGCCGAGAGATCCAGTCGCCCGCCGGACCGGATTCGAATCGTCGCTGTCAGCAAAACCAAACCGGTCTCAGTAATCCGTCAGGTTTATGAGGCCGGTCACCGATGTTTCGGTGAAAACTACGTTCAAGAAATAGTGGAAAAGGCGGCTCAG CTTCCAGATGATCTAGAATGGCATTTCATTGGGAACCTGCAGAGCAATAAAGTGAAACCTTTATTGG CTGGTGTGCCTAACCTGGCAATGGTAGAAAGTGTGGACAACGAGAAG ATTGCAGGTCGTCTTAATCGTATGGTTGAAACCATGGGAAGGAAGCCTTTAAAAGTCTTGGTTCAAGTGAATACCAGTGGAGAAGAAT CGAAATCTGGAGTTGAGCCTTCAGGGTGTCTGGAACTTGTGAAACATGTTAGTCAAAACTGTCCGAATCTTGAGTTTTGTGGCCTAATGACAATTGGGATGCCAGATTACACATCGACCCCGGAGAACTTCAAG ACATTAGCAAAATGCAGAAGTGAGGTATGCAAGGCTCTTGGAATACCAGAAGAGCAATGTGATCTGTCTATGGGAATGTCTGGTGACTTCGAGCTTGCT ATTGAAATGGGGAGCACCAATGTCAGGATTGGATCCACAATATTTGGTGCAAGGGAATATCCGAAGAAGaactaa